The following proteins are co-located in the uncultured Draconibacterium sp. genome:
- the mnmH gene encoding tRNA 2-selenouridine(34) synthase MnmH: MNTFAAMLKEITFSEYLVLSNEVPLIDVRSPGEFLKGHIPFATNIPLFTNDERAKVGTVYKQQSKEKAIELGYTLVNPKLDQFITESESVAPAGKIAVHCWRGGMRSKSFAGHLSENGFETVYVIKGGYKAFRNHALESFKNEANICILGGYTGSAKTYILKELEQMGEQIIDLEGLANHKGSAFGNCGNQPTIEQFENDLFWKWKDLDYTKTIWVEDESHRIGSVNIPMNFFENMRNQLVLFLDIPREERARHLVNDYAQADKEMLADSVNRISKRLGGLDTQKALAHLAANEFYETAMITLIYYDKYYLRGLQNRKHDDIFPLKIQKIDFKQNAKKIIKHHATIVKTKHKTHSV, translated from the coding sequence TTGAATACCTTTGCAGCCATGTTAAAGGAAATTACATTTTCAGAATATTTAGTCCTTTCGAATGAGGTTCCCTTAATCGATGTGCGTTCGCCGGGCGAATTCCTGAAAGGCCACATACCATTTGCCACCAACATTCCGCTTTTTACAAACGACGAACGGGCAAAAGTTGGAACCGTTTACAAACAACAATCAAAAGAAAAAGCCATTGAACTGGGATACACTCTTGTAAATCCCAAACTCGACCAGTTTATTACTGAATCGGAATCTGTAGCGCCGGCCGGAAAAATTGCCGTGCATTGCTGGAGAGGTGGAATGCGGTCGAAATCGTTTGCCGGTCATTTGTCTGAAAACGGATTTGAAACGGTTTATGTAATTAAAGGTGGATACAAAGCCTTTCGAAACCACGCCCTTGAATCGTTTAAAAATGAAGCCAACATTTGTATTTTAGGTGGTTACACCGGGAGTGCAAAAACCTATATTTTAAAGGAATTGGAACAAATGGGCGAACAAATTATCGATTTGGAAGGACTGGCAAATCACAAAGGTTCGGCGTTTGGGAATTGCGGGAATCAACCTACCATTGAACAATTCGAAAATGATTTATTTTGGAAGTGGAAAGATCTGGATTACACAAAAACCATTTGGGTGGAAGACGAAAGCCATCGAATTGGTTCTGTAAATATTCCAATGAACTTTTTTGAAAACATGCGTAACCAGCTTGTACTATTTTTAGATATACCGCGAGAAGAACGGGCCAGACACCTGGTAAACGATTATGCGCAGGCCGACAAAGAAATGCTGGCAGATTCCGTAAACCGGATATCGAAACGCCTGGGAGGATTGGACACACAAAAAGCATTGGCACACCTGGCAGCCAATGAATTTTACGAAACAGCCATGATTACCTTAATATACTACGACAAATATTATTTACGCGGATTGCAAAACAGAAAACACGACGATATTTTTCCGCTTAAAATACAAAAAATAGACTTCAAACAAAACGCAAAAAAGATAATAAAACACCATGCAACAATCGTTAAAACAAAACATAAAACTCACTCAGTATAG
- a CDS encoding magnesium transporter CorA family protein, whose product MIKIFKSLAGQISLSNPEKGCWINVLEPTTTEINHLTNDLNVPEDIIRDILDVDERPRVEYDDDWTLIIFRIPVATENNGVPYQTVPLGIFVSSDFTLTLCSTKNEVLNFESPTLYREKKQQVSDILNFLFRLSLRSAQVFLIYLKQINQQTAAIEQDLEKSIRNKELNKLLKMEKCLVYFITSLKANELVLAKLGNAKKNTISEINEDLLEDAIIENKQALEMSQIYSDIQSGMMDAFASVISNNLNVVMKQLASISIILMIPTLIASMYGMNVPNSAETSPWAFPSILGASVFMSGLGIFIFRKRNWF is encoded by the coding sequence ATGATCAAAATTTTCAAAAGTTTGGCTGGTCAAATCAGCTTGTCGAATCCTGAAAAAGGATGTTGGATAAATGTACTGGAACCAACAACGACAGAAATTAACCATTTAACAAACGATTTAAACGTACCTGAAGATATTATTCGCGATATTTTAGACGTCGACGAACGTCCGCGCGTGGAGTATGACGATGACTGGACTTTGATTATTTTCAGGATTCCGGTAGCCACCGAGAATAACGGAGTGCCTTACCAAACGGTTCCTCTGGGAATATTTGTGAGCTCCGATTTTACACTAACGCTTTGTTCAACAAAAAACGAAGTTTTAAACTTTGAATCGCCCACTTTGTACCGCGAGAAAAAACAGCAGGTTTCTGATATTCTTAATTTTCTGTTTCGTTTGTCATTGCGTTCGGCACAGGTTTTCCTGATCTATCTGAAACAAATAAATCAGCAAACAGCTGCAATTGAACAGGATTTGGAAAAATCGATCAGGAACAAAGAATTGAATAAGCTGCTAAAAATGGAAAAATGCCTGGTTTATTTTATCACTTCGTTGAAAGCCAATGAATTGGTGCTTGCGAAATTGGGCAACGCCAAAAAAAATACCATTAGCGAAATTAACGAGGATTTGCTGGAAGATGCTATTATTGAAAACAAACAGGCACTCGAAATGTCTCAAATTTATTCCGACATACAAAGTGGAATGATGGATGCATTTGCATCGGTAATATCAAACAACCTAAATGTTGTTATGAAACAACTGGCATCTATTTCAATTATTTTAATGATACCAACCTTAATTGCGAGTATGTACGGAATGAACGTTCCCAATTCGGCTGAAACATCACCGTGGGCTTTCCCATCAATTTTAGGAGCGTCTGTTTTTATGTCGGGTTTGGGCATATTTATTTTCAGAAAAAGGAACTGGTTTTAA
- a CDS encoding T9SS type A sorting domain-containing protein, with translation MKIIYGLLLLTAFSFLSLTAKSQVPIPNEAEWTGGGYALKKIVSNTSIPSGVNFSYTILFSAPAGATNIQIQDQIPTSLVVVSVPTPANVNGVTPAVTITGTPGVNEVVNYSLSGLPGGSASSGSFTIVVKFPEGVTCDGASARNRAGIFTDDWHYTPFVSTTASADDPWRVSKSILEGAVVNPSGGSCGYMIAPDATVKYRLYVMKNSPYWGNVSGQMNMSGAVVTDVLPAGAVVVSSTCSGISVGASGVLTWNVNSGGGGLLDAANPYAYYYCEIEVHYPVASFPTGSFIYNDLTLDGTICNQPVSHTSNQTCVEVVDYTPNPNANFHKYISLANRVPGCTGIYQIVFCNNGNVALSAFNITDVIPSGINVDKINIYNANATTTVDLNVNGSTYASGITSTYTSGTITSPTVNSIQLQMTGSLPVGDCIYMYVYFTIEPNPTGTVVTNCASFDGLANGLTLSDACVSFTVEEGAPKPCLIKDICSPLASYEPGDIIRYRIRVQNIGSADISGATFQDILHSNFTYVGNEEYYVASNYNPPCSVGGGIPAGTTAWAGVNPAHSGNNLSWVLPDIPSDCQLFYSSYCGTYGTSALPYYFIEFDVMVDSLALPGVTPNSYDISGGNLSTTVTSNTVDVLVVASFGQEVEKQVSVDGGTSFTSSGAVSPGSTARYRLNYKNTSNVPVSNVNLVDLLPLNDAPSDWLILDRSTARGSSFGVVYASNHTTNLVPGGAGPASVLNYSNVLNACLPIFSYNPGGCAGPGWGTTPPGQNIKVDYSTYTLPPNVKIQESFDVSIPANAQVQQMACNDFAAISTAGFLLDGVPQSITLTPIAAPPVCITVDTLHQSSCCDSIRIEQTFGAAGEQECCVRITTECEVKSIDLSVDNGTINSAVWNCGTVPTGYQGLSNFTFAANGCAIDMTNCFTPDQSGSTTVYYTINYQNGEVCRDSLVLDCKVADVNCCDSISLVTYQDADLEECCVRLTTKCEMDSILVTVNNGVFSSNSWNCSVPVPAAAIGQSSYMFDAASCVLNMTNCFTASQAGVISVNYVFFFANGEKCEKSIELECKFVEANCCDSISLVAYQDADLEECCVRLTTKCEMDSILVTVNNGVFSSNSWNCSAPIPAAAIGQSSYMFDAASCVLNMTNCFTASQAGVISVNYVFFFANGEKCEKSIELECKFVEENCCDSLMLEPVQGEDGCCIRLKTKCEVESIEVTATNGVISSASWNCGTILSDAIGVSNYTFTTNPCAADLVTCFNASQGGVISVNYVVTFANGEKCEKSIEIDCPLDNDPCCAEVELKLKPKWPWWNNLNGMFTITNADPSVPICYVELAYSPATTITTGNLYVDGILSTQSWNQTRIPAVGNLSPSAVNTIKFNMVSSNYKGVVTVCVVKCDGTRCCFEFNWNKKPWGHTDIPIEEYSPAGKLVGISISPVLDIQEDVDVKYVSFGFVDETEINEAKKEFFAVSGSTSGDEEIPAGLANTTSAYMGKHSAFFELNQPVDVKANLGIFNMVFSNGLPKLGCTLFDTEGNLIAGGQIEVSEVDTLATAVIDVKSAGAGLFDFVNLYPNPSQGEFTITYVTGQSMEIEILVVNPLGQLIKIQKEGTVVAGVHNTTIDVRGLPAGMYKTVLKASDQLLSKSTLIK, from the coding sequence ATGAAAATAATTTATGGCTTGCTGCTGCTTACTGCATTTTCTTTTCTTTCATTAACAGCGAAATCTCAGGTTCCCATTCCAAATGAAGCCGAGTGGACCGGAGGAGGATATGCTTTAAAGAAAATTGTAAGCAATACCAGTATCCCAAGTGGAGTAAATTTTAGTTACACAATTCTTTTTTCAGCTCCTGCAGGTGCCACAAACATTCAAATTCAGGATCAGATTCCTACAAGCCTGGTTGTTGTAAGTGTGCCAACTCCAGCAAATGTAAATGGAGTTACTCCGGCAGTTACAATTACCGGAACACCGGGTGTAAACGAAGTTGTAAATTATTCTTTGAGTGGTTTGCCCGGAGGTAGCGCTTCTTCCGGATCTTTTACAATTGTAGTTAAATTTCCGGAAGGTGTTACTTGCGATGGTGCTTCAGCACGAAATCGGGCCGGTATTTTTACCGACGATTGGCATTATACACCTTTTGTAAGTACCACGGCAAGCGCTGATGATCCATGGCGTGTTTCTAAATCAATACTGGAAGGAGCTGTAGTAAATCCATCGGGAGGAAGTTGCGGATATATGATTGCACCCGATGCCACGGTAAAATATCGTTTGTATGTGATGAAGAATAGTCCGTATTGGGGAAATGTGTCAGGACAAATGAATATGTCGGGTGCAGTTGTTACCGATGTACTGCCGGCCGGTGCAGTGGTTGTTTCAAGTACTTGTTCCGGAATTTCGGTCGGTGCATCTGGTGTGCTCACCTGGAATGTAAACTCGGGTGGTGGCGGATTGCTTGACGCGGCAAATCCGTATGCCTACTATTATTGCGAAATTGAAGTACATTACCCGGTTGCCAGTTTTCCAACTGGTTCGTTTATTTACAATGACCTTACTTTAGACGGTACAATTTGTAATCAGCCTGTTTCGCACACCAGTAATCAAACTTGCGTTGAGGTGGTTGATTATACTCCTAATCCGAATGCCAACTTTCACAAATACATTTCGCTGGCCAATCGGGTACCCGGATGTACAGGAATCTATCAGATCGTCTTTTGTAACAACGGAAATGTGGCTTTGTCGGCTTTCAACATAACCGATGTAATTCCATCGGGAATTAATGTCGATAAAATCAATATTTACAATGCCAACGCAACCACTACGGTCGATTTAAATGTAAATGGCTCAACCTACGCGTCCGGAATTACCAGTACCTACACATCCGGAACAATTACGTCTCCAACTGTTAATTCCATTCAGCTGCAAATGACAGGATCACTTCCGGTGGGCGATTGTATTTACATGTATGTTTATTTTACCATCGAACCAAATCCGACCGGAACAGTGGTTACAAACTGCGCATCCTTTGACGGGCTTGCCAACGGATTAACTTTATCCGATGCCTGCGTGTCGTTTACTGTGGAAGAAGGGGCTCCAAAACCTTGTTTGATAAAAGATATTTGTTCGCCGCTTGCCAGTTATGAGCCGGGCGATATAATTCGTTACCGGATTCGGGTTCAGAACATCGGAAGTGCCGATATCAGCGGAGCAACATTTCAGGACATTTTACATTCGAACTTTACTTATGTTGGAAACGAGGAATATTATGTAGCCAGTAATTACAATCCGCCATGTTCTGTTGGTGGAGGAATTCCTGCGGGAACCACTGCCTGGGCAGGTGTAAATCCGGCGCACTCCGGCAATAATTTGTCGTGGGTATTACCCGACATTCCATCCGATTGTCAGTTGTTCTATTCTTCCTATTGCGGAACTTATGGCACATCTGCTTTGCCTTATTATTTTATCGAATTCGATGTAATGGTTGACAGTTTGGCTTTGCCCGGAGTAACGCCAAACAGTTATGATATTAGTGGTGGAAACTTATCAACAACGGTTACTTCAAATACGGTGGATGTACTGGTGGTTGCCTCATTCGGACAAGAGGTTGAAAAACAGGTTTCGGTGGATGGTGGTACAAGCTTTACGTCAAGTGGAGCGGTAAGTCCGGGTAGTACAGCACGTTACCGCCTGAATTATAAAAACACTTCGAATGTTCCTGTTTCAAATGTGAATCTTGTGGATTTACTGCCATTGAACGATGCTCCGTCCGATTGGTTAATTCTTGATCGCTCAACCGCGAGAGGAAGTTCTTTTGGTGTTGTTTACGCAAGTAATCATACTACAAACCTTGTTCCCGGAGGTGCAGGTCCTGCATCGGTATTAAATTATTCGAATGTATTAAATGCCTGTTTGCCCATATTTTCGTATAACCCGGGCGGTTGTGCCGGACCTGGGTGGGGAACTACTCCTCCCGGGCAAAATATTAAGGTTGATTACAGTACCTATACTTTGCCACCAAATGTAAAAATTCAGGAAAGTTTTGATGTAAGTATTCCTGCCAATGCACAGGTGCAACAAATGGCATGTAATGATTTTGCGGCCATTTCAACAGCTGGTTTTTTACTCGATGGAGTGCCTCAATCCATTACCTTGACGCCCATTGCAGCGCCACCGGTTTGTATCACGGTTGATACTCTGCACCAATCGTCGTGTTGCGATAGTATTCGAATAGAGCAGACTTTTGGCGCTGCCGGAGAACAAGAGTGTTGTGTGCGGATTACCACAGAGTGCGAAGTAAAATCGATTGATTTATCAGTGGATAACGGAACAATAAATTCGGCAGTTTGGAATTGTGGTACGGTTCCAACGGGTTACCAGGGATTGAGTAATTTTACATTTGCTGCCAACGGCTGTGCCATTGATATGACCAACTGTTTTACTCCCGATCAGTCAGGATCAACCACTGTTTATTATACCATTAACTATCAGAATGGCGAAGTTTGCCGCGATAGTTTGGTGCTTGATTGTAAAGTGGCAGATGTAAATTGCTGCGACAGTATTTCTCTTGTGACCTATCAGGATGCTGATTTGGAAGAGTGTTGCGTAAGATTAACGACAAAATGCGAAATGGATTCTATACTGGTAACAGTAAACAACGGTGTGTTTAGTTCAAACAGTTGGAATTGTTCAGTACCAGTACCTGCTGCGGCGATCGGGCAAAGTTCGTACATGTTCGATGCGGCTTCGTGTGTGTTAAACATGACAAATTGTTTTACCGCTTCGCAGGCCGGAGTCATTTCAGTAAATTACGTTTTCTTTTTTGCCAACGGCGAAAAATGTGAAAAGTCAATAGAATTGGAATGTAAGTTTGTGGAAGCGAATTGCTGCGACAGTATTTCACTTGTGGCCTACCAGGATGCTGATTTGGAAGAGTGTTGCGTAAGATTAACGACAAAATGCGAAATGGATTCTATACTGGTAACAGTAAACAACGGTGTGTTTAGTTCAAACAGTTGGAATTGTTCCGCACCCATCCCTGCCGCAGCGATCGGGCAAAGTTCGTACATGTTCGATGCGGCTTCGTGTGTGTTAAACATGACAAATTGTTTTACCGCTTCACAGGCCGGAGTCATTTCAGTGAATTACGTTTTCTTTTTTGCCAATGGCGAAAAATGTGAAAAGTCAATAGAATTGGAATGTAAGTTTGTGGAAGAGAATTGCTGCGACAGCTTAATGCTGGAACCTGTTCAGGGAGAGGATGGCTGCTGCATTCGTTTAAAAACCAAATGTGAAGTAGAATCCATTGAGGTAACTGCCACAAATGGTGTAATTTCATCAGCGAGCTGGAACTGTGGAACCATTCTATCCGATGCAATAGGAGTGTCTAATTACACATTTACAACAAATCCTTGTGCTGCCGATCTTGTTACCTGTTTTAACGCATCTCAAGGCGGCGTAATTTCAGTGAATTACGTGGTAACATTTGCCAATGGCGAAAAGTGTGAAAAAAGCATAGAGATCGATTGTCCGCTCGATAATGACCCATGTTGCGCCGAGGTGGAACTAAAATTAAAACCAAAGTGGCCGTGGTGGAATAACCTAAACGGAATGTTTACCATAACAAACGCCGATCCTTCGGTGCCCATTTGTTATGTGGAGTTGGCCTACTCGCCGGCAACCACTATAACCACCGGCAATTTGTACGTCGATGGAATATTGTCCACTCAAAGCTGGAATCAAACACGAATACCGGCTGTAGGAAACTTAAGTCCTTCTGCGGTAAATACAATCAAGTTTAATATGGTTTCATCCAACTACAAAGGTGTGGTTACTGTTTGTGTGGTTAAGTGCGATGGAACAAGATGCTGTTTTGAATTTAACTGGAATAAAAAACCATGGGGACACACCGATATTCCAATAGAAGAATATAGTCCGGCAGGCAAACTGGTTGGCATAAGCATTTCGCCTGTTCTTGATATTCAGGAAGATGTGGATGTAAAATATGTGTCGTTTGGTTTTGTGGATGAAACCGAAATAAACGAAGCTAAAAAGGAATTTTTTGCGGTTTCGGGAAGTACTTCCGGAGACGAGGAGATTCCTGCCGGATTGGCGAACACTACTTCGGCTTACATGGGAAAACACAGTGCGTTTTTCGAGTTAAACCAACCGGTGGATGTGAAAGCTAACCTTGGTATTTTTAACATGGTATTTTCGAATGGTTTACCCAAACTGGGTTGTACACTGTTCGATACCGAGGGCAATTTAATAGCCGGAGGGCAAATTGAGGTTTCAGAAGTTGATACCCTGGCTACTGCTGTTATCGATGTAAAAAGTGCAGGTGCGGGTTTATTCGATTTTGTGAATCTGTATCCCAATCCTTCGCAGGGAGAATTCACAATAACCTACGTAACCGGTCAATCTATGGAAATAGAAATATTGGTTGTAAATCCACTGGGGCAACTGATTAAAATCCAGAAAGAAGGAACAGTTGTGGCCGGTGTTCACAATACCACTATCGATGTGCGGGGATTACCTGCCGGAATGTACAAGACTGTATTAAAAGCCAGTGATCAGTTACTGAGTAAATCGACTCTGATCAAATAA
- the selD gene encoding selenide, water dikinase SelD, with protein sequence MQQSLKQNIKLTQYSHGAGCGCKISPKVLSTILESNIDMPVFPNLLVGNDSRDDAAVLDMGNGTAIISTTDFFMPIVDDPFTFGKIAATNAISDVFAMGGKPILAIAILGWPVNKLSPEIAREVVEGGRQICKEVGISLAGGHSIDSPEPIFGLAVTGQVDLKNIKQNDTATEGCQLLLTKPLGVGILTTAQKKGVLLPEHENIAPELMCQLNAPGYDLAKIIGVKAMTDVTGFGLLGHLTEMCEGSNLSAHIDYSKIPQLPMLTQYLEQNCIPGGTIRNWESYGNNIFLKDESYKNILCDPQTSGGLLLAVEPDSVNEVQECLKGFSIEAVPFGELVKSEENLISVV encoded by the coding sequence ATGCAACAATCGTTAAAACAAAACATAAAACTCACTCAGTATAGCCACGGAGCAGGTTGCGGATGTAAAATTTCGCCAAAAGTATTAAGCACTATTTTAGAATCGAATATTGACATGCCAGTTTTCCCAAATCTGTTGGTAGGCAACGACAGCCGGGATGATGCAGCCGTGCTCGACATGGGTAACGGAACTGCCATAATCAGTACTACCGATTTTTTTATGCCCATTGTTGACGATCCGTTTACATTTGGAAAAATTGCTGCTACAAACGCCATCAGCGATGTTTTTGCCATGGGTGGAAAACCCATTTTGGCCATTGCCATTTTGGGATGGCCGGTTAATAAATTATCGCCCGAAATTGCACGCGAAGTAGTTGAAGGCGGACGGCAAATTTGCAAAGAAGTTGGAATCAGTCTGGCTGGTGGTCATAGTATCGACAGCCCTGAGCCTATTTTTGGTTTGGCAGTTACCGGACAGGTAGATCTTAAGAATATTAAACAAAACGACACGGCTACGGAAGGCTGCCAGCTTTTACTTACAAAACCTCTGGGAGTTGGGATTTTAACAACAGCACAAAAAAAAGGTGTATTGTTGCCCGAACACGAAAACATTGCTCCTGAATTAATGTGCCAACTAAATGCTCCGGGATACGACCTGGCTAAAATCATCGGAGTAAAAGCAATGACCGATGTTACAGGTTTCGGACTGCTGGGACACTTAACCGAAATGTGTGAAGGAAGCAATTTATCGGCACACATTGATTACAGCAAAATCCCACAATTGCCCATGCTTACTCAGTACCTCGAACAGAATTGTATTCCCGGAGGAACTATTCGTAACTGGGAAAGCTATGGAAATAATATCTTTCTGAAAGATGAGTCTTATAAAAATATTCTTTGCGATCCGCAAACCAGTGGCGGACTACTTTTGGCGGTTGAACCTGATTCTGTAAACGAAGTTCAGGAATGTTTGAAAGGATTCTCCATTGAAGCAGTTCCGTTTGGTGAATTGGTAAAAAGCGAAGAAAATTTAATCTCAGTTGTGTAA
- a CDS encoding transaldolase family protein — protein MNESLKEKIRNFVLDGVNEEKVVGTTDPFWQGLKNTGTELWLDTGDMEEAEKNWSAEMTALTTNNTLVNNEIQKGIYDSFIAETREIVKELPLQEQIVEIAFILNARHGLRLAHKFGGFVSVELHTNTAHNFEAIVDYGLRYFEICPDQFIVKVPYTAVGLLGARKLRELGVKINFTLEFSARQNVMVAAITKPNYCNVFLGRIGGYISASGLGNGSGAGERTVIATQKIVTDLTKNNEVPTKLIAASLRNYPQLDALAGTDVYTMPTKVAADGKENMDGSFKSKLDVIYPVDLIEDAAKYFPEKLWDVTEKELALAKSLDENCPKNGSELIHLAHEAGCGDLFPYLSEKDLQFIASDGKIPKHERWANRIESGELAIDTLLNLAGLASFTADQAELDARIKRIIMGE, from the coding sequence ATGAACGAATCGCTTAAAGAAAAAATCAGGAATTTTGTTTTAGATGGTGTTAATGAAGAAAAGGTTGTAGGTACCACCGATCCGTTTTGGCAGGGACTAAAAAATACGGGAACCGAACTGTGGCTCGATACCGGAGATATGGAAGAAGCCGAGAAAAACTGGTCGGCAGAAATGACCGCGCTTACAACCAATAATACACTTGTAAATAACGAAATTCAGAAAGGAATTTACGATTCGTTTATTGCAGAAACGCGCGAAATTGTAAAGGAGTTACCGCTTCAGGAACAAATTGTTGAAATAGCTTTTATACTGAATGCCCGGCATGGCTTAAGGCTGGCGCATAAATTTGGTGGTTTTGTAAGTGTTGAATTACATACCAATACCGCACACAATTTTGAGGCGATTGTGGACTATGGATTGCGCTATTTTGAAATTTGTCCCGATCAGTTTATTGTAAAGGTTCCGTATACTGCGGTGGGTTTGCTGGGTGCACGTAAATTGCGCGAACTGGGCGTAAAAATTAATTTTACGCTTGAGTTTTCGGCCCGGCAAAATGTGATGGTTGCTGCCATAACAAAACCAAATTACTGTAATGTCTTTTTGGGAAGGATTGGGGGCTACATTTCTGCCAGCGGTTTGGGAAATGGAAGTGGGGCAGGAGAGCGCACTGTAATAGCTACTCAAAAAATAGTTACCGATCTGACCAAAAACAACGAGGTGCCAACCAAATTAATTGCAGCCAGTTTACGTAATTATCCACAACTCGATGCTTTGGCGGGTACCGATGTATACACCATGCCTACCAAAGTTGCAGCCGATGGGAAAGAAAATATGGATGGCAGTTTTAAATCGAAACTGGATGTTATTTATCCGGTTGATTTGATTGAGGATGCTGCAAAATATTTCCCTGAAAAATTGTGGGATGTAACAGAAAAAGAGCTTGCTCTGGCAAAAAGTCTGGATGAAAATTGTCCTAAAAACGGTAGCGAGTTAATCCATCTGGCACACGAGGCCGGTTGTGGCGATTTGTTTCCCTATTTAAGCGAAAAGGATTTACAATTTATCGCATCGGATGGGAAAATACCAAAACACGAACGCTGGGCCAACCGGATTGAAAGCGGAGAATTGGCGATTGATACCTTACTTAATTTGGCAGGTTTAGCCAGTTTTACTGCCGATCAGGCTGAATTGGATGCGCGGATCAAACGGATTATTATGGGCGAATAG
- a CDS encoding VF530 family protein: MKKENGVPESQPNNPLHGKTLEAILVYLVSYYGWEELGEIIRINSFRSNPSIKSSLKFLRRTPWAREKVEQLYVDTIKK; this comes from the coding sequence ATGAAAAAAGAAAACGGTGTTCCCGAATCGCAACCAAACAATCCACTTCACGGAAAAACACTGGAAGCAATTTTGGTGTACCTGGTAAGTTATTATGGCTGGGAAGAATTGGGTGAAATCATTCGAATAAACTCATTTCGCAGTAATCCGAGTATAAAATCGAGTTTGAAGTTTCTTCGCCGCACTCCCTGGGCACGCGAAAAAGTGGAACAACTTTATGTCGACACAATTAAAAAATAA
- a CDS encoding M20 family metallo-hydrolase has product MEKYIELLKTLISTPSYSKEEANAAAVMRAFLEKENVPFLTKENNTWAYSKSFESGKPTIMLNSHIDTVRPAQGYTKDPFSPITEGDKLYGLGSNDAGGPLVSLLATFIHFYERDDLPYNLVFVASAEEEISGRRGLEIVLSEIKPIAFAIVGEPTKMDLAMAEKGLLVLDCYAHGKSGHAAREEGENALYKAIQDIEKLRNFEFDQVSKVLGKVKISVTQIEAGTQHNVVPDICHFVADVRTNEFYTNKEAARIIDELIESEVKPRSVRLNSSGISEEHPFAQLVKKRGITVYGSPTTSDQAIMSFPSVKMGPGDSARSHTADEFIYISEIYAGIERYIDILEELKL; this is encoded by the coding sequence ATGGAGAAGTATATTGAGCTTTTAAAGACACTGATTTCTACCCCATCGTATAGTAAGGAGGAAGCAAATGCCGCTGCCGTAATGCGTGCCTTTCTGGAGAAAGAAAACGTTCCTTTTTTAACAAAAGAAAACAATACGTGGGCCTATTCAAAAAGTTTTGAAAGTGGCAAACCTACCATTATGCTTAATTCGCATATCGATACGGTTCGTCCGGCACAAGGATACACCAAAGATCCGTTTTCGCCGATTACCGAAGGAGACAAATTGTATGGACTGGGTAGCAATGATGCTGGGGGACCACTGGTTTCACTTCTAGCCACGTTTATCCACTTCTACGAACGAGACGATTTGCCCTATAACCTGGTTTTTGTTGCCTCGGCCGAAGAAGAAATTTCGGGACGCAGAGGACTTGAAATTGTTTTATCGGAAATAAAACCGATTGCCTTTGCCATTGTGGGCGAACCCACAAAAATGGATTTGGCCATGGCTGAAAAAGGCCTGTTGGTTTTAGACTGTTATGCACACGGCAAATCGGGTCACGCAGCGCGTGAAGAAGGTGAAAATGCCCTGTACAAAGCCATTCAGGACATTGAAAAACTTAGGAATTTTGAATTTGATCAGGTTTCGAAAGTACTGGGGAAAGTAAAAATTTCGGTGACTCAGATTGAAGCCGGCACACAACACAATGTAGTTCCCGACATTTGCCACTTTGTAGCTGATGTACGTACCAATGAGTTTTATACCAATAAAGAAGCGGCCCGGATTATCGATGAATTGATTGAATCGGAAGTAAAACCACGCTCTGTTCGTTTAAACTCTTCAGGAATTAGCGAAGAACATCCCTTTGCCCAACTTGTAAAAAAGCGTGGAATTACAGTGTACGGTTCACCCACTACTTCCGACCAGGCAATCATGTCTTTCCCATCGGTAAAAATGGGCCCCGGCGATTCGGCACGTTCGCACACCGCTGACGAATTTATTTACATAAGTGAAATTTACGCCGGAATTGAGCGTTACATTGATATTTTGGAAGAACTGAAACTATAA